A section of the Macadamia integrifolia cultivar HAES 741 chromosome 9, SCU_Mint_v3, whole genome shotgun sequence genome encodes:
- the LOC122088662 gene encoding transcription repressor OFP11-like — MPNTLAKNLHRCFSKCKRPVVTESPRAPLVASDHERSTETGTTSILVKNFNSLYDFTSDSTSKSVSRSSHNFSSSEYSEDLLETTIPDFATIFASQRLFFSSPGRSNSIFKSPTESPPPPEEEETEKLLIGGIPISTFSPDPYTDFRRSMQEMVEARELLDVRSDWDYLHELLLCYLTLNPKHTHKFIIGAFADLLLSLMTTSTKSNGSSNSSGSDVVSGRCMVSRRLL, encoded by the coding sequence ATGCCGAATACGTTGGCCAAGAACCTCCATCGCTGCTTTTCCAAGTGTAAACGTCCGGTGGTCACTGAATCTCCTCGCGCGCCACTCGTTGCGAGCGATCACGAACGTAGCACAGAGACAGGAACAACGTCGATCCTGGTGAAGAATTTCAACTCGTTATATGATTTCACCTCTGATTCAACTTCCAAATCAGTGAGTCGTTCCAGCCACAACTTCTCATCTTCAGAGTATTCCGAGGATTTACTGGAAACTACTATCCCTGATTTCGCCACCATCTTCGCTTCACAACGCTTATTCTTCTCCTCCCCTGGTCGATCTAACTCCATCTTCAAATCGCCAACggaaagtcctcctcctcctgaagaagaagaaacagagaaactaCTGATCGGAGGAATTCCCATCTCCACGTTCTCGCCAGATCCTTATACGGATTTCAGACGATCAATGCAAGAGATGGTTGAGGCACGCGAATTGCTTGACGTGAGGTCTGATTGGGATTACCTTCACGAATTACTCTTGTGCTATCTCACTCTCAACCCTAAGCACACCCACAAGTTTATCATCGGCGCTTTTGCTGATCTCCTCCTTAGTCTAATGACGACGTCGACGAAATCCAACGGTAGCAGCAATTCTTCCGGCTCCGATGTAGTCTCCGGCCGGTGTATGGTTTCACGGCGGTTGTTGTAA
- the LOC122088260 gene encoding probable prefoldin subunit 2: MSNKAEGDCKEPVNEQAIANIYGNMRSDINQLHSKITELEMEVSEHSLVIGATQPLDPSRRCYRMIGGVLVERTIKEVLPAVQRNKEGLEEVISRMNEALEKKKKEIAEFEAKYKIRIRKSDGEVKDDGGRKEGSAQGVLVGPAGAKNE, from the coding sequence ATGTCGAACAAAGCTGAAGGTGATTGTAAGGAACCAGTGAATGAGCAGGCAATTGCCAACATATATGGCAACATGAGGTCTGACATCAATCAACTTCACTCAAAAATTACAGAATTGGAGATGGAAGTGAGCGAGCATTCTTTGGTGATTGGAGCCACACAGCCACTTGATCCATCTAGGCGATGCTACCGGATGATTGGAGGTGTGCTGGTGGAGAGAACCATCAAGGAGGTCCTCCCAGCAGTCCAGCGTAACAAGGAAGGTCTTGAGGAGGTGATTTCTCGGATGAATGAAGcattagaaaagaagaaaaaggagattgCTGAATTTGAGGCAAAATATAAAATCAGGATAAGAAAATCAGATGGTGAGGTTAAGGATGATGGAGGTCGGAAGGAAGGTTCTGCTCAAGGAGTTCTTGTGGGTCCTGCAGGTGCcaagaatgaataa